The Methylocella silvestris BL2 DNA segment TCGAGGATAAGCGCGCCGGCGCCGTCGCCGAACAGCACGCAGGTGGTGCGGTCGGTCCAGTCGAGCAGCCGCGAAAATGTCTCGGCGCCAATCACTAGCGCGCGCTTGTGCGAGCCCGAGCGCAGGAATTTGTCGGCGGTCGCCACGGCGAAGACGAAGCCGGAACAAACCGCCTGCAGATCGAAAGCCGCGCCATGGGTCATGCCCAGCGCCGCTTGGACCTGCGTCGCGACGGACGGAAAGGTAAAATCCGGCGTCGAGGTCGCGACGATGATCAGATCAATGTCCGCTTCCGTCAGCCCGGCGTCGTTAAGCGCGGCCGTCGCGGCGTTGACGCCCAGCTTTGAGGTCGGCTCGTCTTCGGAGGCGATATGGCGCTGCCTGATCCCGGTGCGCTGCACGATCCATTCGTCGCTCGTCTCGAGCACTTTCTCAAGATCGGCGTTGCTGACGATCCGCTTCGGGAGATAAGAGCCAAGGCCGACGACGACGGAGCTGAGTTTGCCTTCGGTTGAAACTGTCAAAGCTCAAGAATCCATACGAAGCTGGGCTGATTGCGGCACGGCGGCGGCCCGCTCGCCGCCGGCGGTTTGACTGTTCGGCGCGCGGGACGCCAGTTCATGCGAATGGGCGAGCGCGCCTCGGATCTGGCCCAGCAATTCATGACGGGCGATCCGGTAGGCGATCTCGATGGCGACCGAGGTCCCGAACACATCCGAATGGCCGTGGCTCTTGATGACGACGCCGTCGAGGCCGAGAAACGTTCCGCCATTGACGTTGCGCGGGTCCATCTTGGCCTTCAGAGTCGCGAGCCCCTTGCGGGCGAAGAAATAGCCGATCTTCGACATCAGATCGCGGCTCAGCGCCTCGCGCAGATATTGCCCCATCTGGCTCGCGGTCCCTTCCGCGGTCTTCAAGGCGATATTGCCGCTGAACCCTTCGGTCACGACGACGTCGACCGTGCCCCTGCCGATATCGCCGCCTTCGACGAAGCCGACATAATCGAGTTGGGGCAAAGCCATCTCGCGCAATAGTTTCGAGGCGGCCTTGACGTCGTCGACGCCCTTCATCTCCTCGGATCCGATATTGAGCAGGCCGACGGTGGGACGCTCTACGTCGAGGACGGCGCGGGCCATGGCCGCGCCCATGATGGCGAGATTGACGAGATGGCGCGCGTCGGCGCCGATCGAGGCTCCGACATCGAGCACGATGGTCCGGCCGCGGATCGTCGGCCAGATCGCCGCGATGGCGGGCCGGTCTACGCCGGGCATGGTATGCAGGCACGTCTTCGCCATCGCCATCAGCGCGCCGGTGTTGCCCGCCGACACCGCAATATCGGCGGCGTTTTTCTTGACGGCGTCAATCGAGAGCCACATCGACGAGTTGCGGCGCCCCGAGCGCAAGGCCTGACTCGGCTTGTCGTCCATCCGCACCGCGACATTGGTGTGATGCAGAGTGGCGACCGCGGCGAGCGCAGGGTGGGCCGCCAGATAAGGCTTGATCAGCTTTTCGTCGCCGAACAATAAAAAGGCGATGTTCAACCCGCGCTCAAGCGCCAGAGCCGCTCCCGGAAGCATGACTTCCGGTCCAAAATCGCCGCCCATGGCGTCGAGAGCTATGCGAACCGTCTTCATCATGGCGTTCAGGACATCGTCAAAGTTCGCAACAAGGATAGTTGGCGCATCCGCCGGCGAGTGAGGCGCAAGGATCGGCAGAGCGCATGACAGGAGTACAACGGGCCGCTTCGACCGGCGCGGTCTCTTGCAAGATGGGCCGCCGGCTGAACCTGCCTCTCAAATTCTGAACCGCCGCGTTTACGCTTTGCCCCGTCTTGCGCGAAAGCGCGCCCGAGGTTCGAAAAACACGCGGCGCGTCAGGCGTTTCGACGCTCTCAGGCGATCAAATATAGGATAAAGGGCGGAGATCATAGTGGCGCCGAAACACGCGGCGCTGGAAATCTTTCGGCTTCGCAGCCCGTTCGAAATCGCGGTCATCGCCTGCCCCGATCATTCGTCGGTCCGCTTTTTCAGGACGGCGAAGGGCGAGGCGGCGTCCTCGGCGGCGCCCAGAACCGCATCCGCGTCGAACGAAGCGCCGGGCTTGCGCGGATGGGGATCGAGGTTCAGCACCAAAAACTCCTCGACGAGCGCGCCGAGATCGATCTGGCCGTTGAGGATCGGCTCGGGGCCCTCCAGGATCACCGGCGGCGGCTCGGGCTCGCGCCGCGCTCCGCGCGCGGCTCTCGGCCCCCGCGGGGCCGGCTCCCTCGCGACGACGAAATCGGCCTCAATATCCCCCTCGACCTCGGTTTCGAACGGATCGAGCGTCACGACGCAGGTCGCGACGACGCGAGCCTTCAACCGGCCGCCGACCTCGATCCGCGCGCCCTCCTTGGTGATTTCGAGATCGGCCGTGAGGCTTTCGATCGCGACAAGACCGTCCGCCGCGGCGATGGCGGCGCGTTCGGCCGGATCGGCGATGGCGGCGATTTTCAGTCCCGTATCAGGCACTTCGGAAATTTTGACGATGCGCGGCATGAGCGAGGCGACGCTTGGCGCCCCCTCCTTCTCCGCCGGCGCGCACCGCGTTTTACCGGTCTGACGCCAATCGTTGGATTTCATCGCAATCGTCTCCCTGATCGCCCTGTCAAGCCACGCCGGCGGGGTCCGGAAACGGCAGCGGCCCGTTGACGAATGTTTCGAAAGGCGCGCGAGCCAGCGCCGCGCCCGCCGCCGCGACATAACGGGCGAGGCGCGCCGCATCGCCCCGGCCGGCATAGATATTCCGGCGCAGCGCCTCTTCCAGCGCGGGGCCGCCGGCGCGGGCCGCGCTATCATAAGCAAGGCCCCGGCCAAGGAAAGCCTCGGCGAGAACCTTCATTTTCTTCGGCACCGTCGGATCGCCGACGCCCATTTCGCGCAAGGTCCCGTCGAGATGGGCGAATATGGCGTTGACGAGGTCCTGCGCCAGATCGGGCGCGGGCGGCGCCATTGCGTTGAGCTGGCGTAGCACCAGCGTCGCATGCAGCGTCATGGCTTCGAAGCGGCCCTCGAAACTGTCCGGAACGCCATAGTCGACAAATAGCGCGGGCTCGCGCGCAGCGGCAATGATCTCGCCAAGGAGACGCGCGATAAGCTTGCGATTGGCGGCTCTTCGGGAAAACCAGGATAGCATTCTTAAAAATATCCGCTCCGCCGGCGCCTGAAATTCACGCGGGCTTAACCTTCGAAACGCCAGATTGTCCCCGCCCAGCGGACGTCTGCCGAGCTTTGGCGAGGCGGCGCCTTGCTTTTACCAAAGCTGACGGCTAGGCATCGCCCAGCCTCGCGGCCAAAGCAAGCCGGCGGCTTCGAATTCGTTACCCGTCACATCGCAATTGCTCCGGAGATTTTAGGGAATGTGGCTCGCCATCGCGACTAAAAGCCGCCTGAAGTCGGCGCCTGGCGCGCGCTCCGGTTTCTTCGGACTGAAGCTCGCCCTTGCGGCGGCCCTGCCGCTGGGGCTTGGCGGGTGCCTTGGTTATGACGGCACGGTGGTGCATGGCTATCAATCCGACCCGCGCACCCTGGAGCAAGTTCGCGTCGGCGCCTCCGCCGAACAGGTGCTGACCCTGCTTGGAACGCCGACCACGACCTCGACCGTCGGCGGCGGCGTCTGGTATTATGTGACGCAGGTGACCGACCGCAGCATCGCCTTCCTGCAGCCGAAGCTCATCGACCAGCGCGTGTTCGCTGTCTATTTCGACAAAAACAAGAAAGTCGAGCGGATCGCCAATTACGGCATCCAGGACGGCAAGGTGTTCGACTTCGTCTCGCGCACGACGCCAACGGCTGGCGCGGAATCGACCTTCCTCAAGGGCATGTTCCTGAATTTGATGCGCTTCCAATAGTCTCGCGGCGAAGCGGCGCCTGCTTCGCCCGCTGCGGCGGCGGGCGCGCTTCTTCAGCGCCCCTGCTCTCCAACCGCTCTTCAGTTTTTATGCAAAAAGGTCAGGCGTGGCATCGCCTGACCTTTTGTGTATCTGCAATTTAGTGCGCCAGCACCGCGAGCAACAGCAGAGCGACGATGTTGGTGATCTTGATCGCCGGGTTCACTGCCGGGCCGGCCGTGTCCTTGTAAGGGTCGCCGACGGTGTCGCCTGTGACGGAGGCCTTGTGCGCCTCTCCGCCCTTGAAATGCTTGACGCCATCCTTGTCGGTAAACCCGTCCTCAAAGCTTTTCTTGGCGTTGTCCCAGGCGCCGCCGCCAGAGGTCATCGAGATCGCCACGAACAGGCCATTGACGATGACGCCGAGCAGCGAGGCGCCGAGCGCCGCGAAGGCGGAGGCGCGCGATCCCGAAATGAGCAGCACGCCGAAATAGACGACGATCGGCGCCAGCACCGGCAGGAGCGAAGGGATAATCATTTCCCGGATCGCCGCCTTGGTCAGCATGTCGACGGCGCGGCCGTAATCCGGCCGCTCGGTTCCCAGCATGATGCCGGGCTTTTCCTTGAACTGGCGGCGCACTTCCTCGACGACAGAGCCGGCCGCACGGCCGACCGCGGTCATGGCGATGCCGCTGAAAAGATAGGGAATCAGACCGCCGAAGATGAGGCCGGCGACGACATAAGGGTTGGAGATATCGAAGGAGACCGCTCCCATGCCCTTGAAATAGGGGAACTGGTCGGGGTTTGCGGCGAAATATTCAAGATCATGGCTGTAGGCGTTGAACAGCACCAGAGCGCCGAGCCCGGCTGAGCCGATGGCGTAGCCCTTGGTCACCGCCTTGGTGGTGTTGCCGACGGCGTCGAGCGCGTCGGTCACCTGCCTCACCTCCTTTGGCAGCCCGGCCATCTCGGCGATGCCGCCGGCATTGTCCGTGACCGGGCCGAAGGCGTCGAGAGCGACGATCATTCCGGCGAGGCCAAGCATGGTCGTAACCGCAATCGCGGTGCCGAACAGCCCGGCGAGCTGGCTCGTCGCGATGATGCCGCCGATGATGACGAGCGCCGGAAGCGCGGTCGATTCGAGCGAGACGGCGAGGCCCTGAATCACATTGGTGCCGTGGCCCGTGACGGAGGCCTGGGCGATCGAGACGACCGGCCGTTTGCCGGTGCCGGTATAATATTCCGTGATGACGACGATGCAGCCGGTGACGATCAAGCCGATGAGGCCACACAGGAACAGATGGAACCCGGAAACCGGAACGCCCTTGACCGCCCCGATGGTGCCCCAGCCGACGGTGAGCGAGGTCGCCAGCGCGAGGCCGATGATGGAGAACAGGCCGGCGGCAATGAGGCCCTTGTAAAGCGCGCCCATGATCGACTGGCTGGCGTCCAGCTTGACGAAATAAGTTCCGGCGATCGAGGTGACGATGCAGGTCGCGCAGATCGCCAGCGGATAGATCATCGCGCTGTAGAGAACCGGCTGGCCGACGAAAAAGATCGCGGCGAGCACCATCGTCGCGACGACCGTTACGGCGTAGGTTTCGAACAAATCCGCCGCCATGCCGGCGCAATCGCCGACATTGTCGCCGACATTGTCGGCGATCGTGGCGGGATTGCGCGGATCGTCTTCCGGAATGCCGGCCTCAACCTTGCCGACAAGGTCGGCTCCGACGTCGGCGCCCTTGGTGAAGATGCCGCCGCCAAGACGGGCGAAGATCGAAATCAGCGAGGCGCCGAAGCCCAGCGCGACAAGCGCGTCGATGGTTTCGCGGCTGTTGGCGGCGTGGCCGAGAGGACCCGTCAGGACATAAAAATAACCGGAGACGCCGAGCAGAGCGAGGCCGGCGACGAGCATTCCGGTCACCGCGCCCGCCTTGAAGGAAATGTCCAAGCCGTCAGCGAGGGAGCGCGAAGCCGCCTCTGCGGTGCGGACATTGGCGCGCACCGACACATTCATGCCGACGAAGCCGGCCGCGCCCGATAGTACTGCGCCAATCAGAAAGCCAAAGGCGATCGCGCCGCCGAGAAAAAACCAGAAGGCGATGAAAATTACCGCGCCGACGAGGGCGATGGTCAGATATTGACGCTTCAGATAGGCCTGCGCGCCCTCGGCAATCGCGCCGGCGATTTCCTGCATTCGCGCGGAGCCAGCGCTCGCAGCCATGAGTTTGGAGGACGTCACATAGCCGTAAGCGACGGACAGAAGCCCAGCGAAAATGACAAGCCAAATGGCCATCTGTTACCACCCTGCAAATTTTGTTGGGGCTTGGTTTGGAGTCGACGCTCCGCCCGATGGCTGACATTTACAGAAAGGAGTCAGGGGGCGCAATCGACCAAATCAATCGAAGCTCAAGTTTTCAGAATGACCATAAACTTATTTTAATTCAAAGACTTATCTAAAAATGGCTGAATGAGGCGCGCTCAAATCGCAGCACCTCGCCTTTTGCGTTGCGGAAGATGGGCGTAACCGCGCCTCGCCGCGCCTGCCCGATGCGGGTCAGTTTGATTCCCGCGGCTTTGGCGCCCGCCTCCAGCGCCAGCGCTTTTTCAGGGGCGGCGGCGCAAAGGATCTCATAATCGTCGCCGCCGCAGCAGATCGTCTCGATCAAGGCTGGCTGCGCCTCGAGCGCCGCCCGCGCGGCCTGCGAGAGCGGCAGATCCGCCAGCGCGACATCCGCCGTGAGCCCGGCGAGGGCGAGCATTTTCGTCAGGTCGCCGGCGAGGCCGTCCGAAACGTCCATCGCCGCGCGCGCATGGTCGCCAAGCGCATCGATGAGGGCGAGACGGGGCCGCGGCAGCAAATAGCGATCGGCCAGAAAAGCTGCGTTTTCCGCGCCAAGAGCGCCGATCCAGCCCCGATCTTCCTCCCTGTTGAGCCTCAGCCGAAGGCCAAGCGCGGCGTCGCCGACCGTTCCCGAGACGTACAGCGCATCGCCCGTGAGGGCGGCGTCGCGGCGAACCATGCCTTGCGCCGGGGCCGCGCCAAACGCCGTGATCGAAAGCGTCAGCGGTCCCGGCGTCTTGACGGTGTCGCCGCCGAGCAAGGGACAGCCGAAGTCTTGTGCATCCGCGGCAAGGTCGGCGGCAAAGGCCTTCAGCCAATCCGGCGTCCAATCCGGCGGAAGCGCGAGGCCGAGCAGAAATCCCAGCGGCGCCGCGCCCTTGGCCGCGAGATCGGAGAGATTGACGCGCAACGCCTTGCGCGCAATCGCGCCCGGGAGATCATTTTCAAAAAAATGCACCCCGGCGACGAGGAGATCCTTGGTGAGGATCAGCCCGCGGCCCTGCGGCGCGTTTAGCAGCGCCGCGTCGTCGCGAAGTCCAAGACCCGCCTCTCCCGCGATCGGGGCGAAAAAAGCGGCGATCAATTCGTCCTCAGAGAGGCTCAGCGGTCGTTCCCCCTCGGCGCGAGCTTATTGTTTAGCGCAGCTTCTTTTCGCAAGACTCTGCAACTTTTGCTGAAATTGCTTCAGCGCGGCCGCTCGAATTCCTCGGCGCGAAAGCGGCGCGCGAGATGGTCGAGAACGGCGTTGACCATGCCGGATTCCTCGCGCTCGAAGAAAGCGCCGGCGACGTCGACATATTCCTTGATCGCCACCCGCGCCGGGACGTCGGTCCGCTTTTTCAATTCATAGGCGCCGGCGCGCAAAATCGCGCGCAGCACCGAGTCGATCCGCACCAGCGGCCAGCCCTCGACCAACGTCTGGTCGATCGCGCGGTCGATCGGCCCCTGATCTGCGAGGACGCCCGAAAGAATATCCTTGAAGAAGGCGAGTTCGGCCGGCTTATAAAGCTGACCCTCGACTTCGCCGCCGAGCCAGAAGGATTCGAACTCGGCGCAGGTCTCCTTGAGGCCCTTGTCGGTGACGTCCATCTGATAGAGGGCCTGGACGGCGGCCAGACGCGCGGCGGAGCGGCCATCGGCGTTGCTCATGAGAGGGCTCCCGCGCGGCGCGCCAGACAGTGAAGCGCGACCGCCGCGCGCGCGGCGTCGCCGCCCTTGTCGCCGCGATCCGGGTCGGCGCGTTCCTCCGCCTGAGCCTCGGTGTCGACGGTGAGAATGCCGTTGCCGAGCGGAAGCTTGTGCGCCACGGCCAATTGCATCAAAGCTCGCGCGCTCTCGGCCGCGACGATTTCGAAATGATAGGTCTCGCCCCTGATGACGCAGCCGAGCGCGACGGCTCCCGCAAAAGGCGCGCCCGCACGCTTGGCCTGATCGGTCGCGATCTCGATAGCGATCGGGATTTCGAGGGCGCCCGGCACGCTGACAAGTTCGTGCGATGCGCGCGCGCGCTCCAGGGCCGCCTTCGCCCCGGCGAGAAGCATCGCGCCGATCGAATCATAGTAGCGGGCTTCGACGATGAGAAAATGCGCGCCGGCGGCGTTTTGGTCCAATTCCGTCAAGGACCGTCGCGGTATGGCCATCAGCTTGGGGCTCAATAAGCAGGAGAGGCCGCGGGCGATGCCCGATTGGTGTTGGCAGTAGCAAGGCGGGCCTTTGCGGGCAAGCAAAACCGGCGGCGCGTCTGACGCAGGGCTCCGCGAGGGGCATGGAATGGAGACGGAAATGGCGGCGGAGAGCGCGGATCAGGCCGAGGTTTTCGCCTTTCTCGGCGATCCAGCGACCCATGGCTTGCGCGAACCCGTCATCCGTATCGACACGCATGGCGCGTCGGTCTTTCTTGCTGGCGACGACGTCTACAAGGTGAAGCGGGCGGTGCGGTTTCCCTTCATGGATTTCTCGACCCTTGAGAAACGCAGGCTTGCCTGCGAGGCAGAGATTGAGGCGAACCGGCGAAACGCGCCGGATCTCTACCTCGGCGTCATTCCGATTTCACGTGAGAGTAATCATCTAAGATTAGGAAAAGGCAGTGAGATTATCGAATGGGCTGTGCATCTGCGCCGGTTCGATGAAAATCGAACGCTGGATCGCCTCGCGGCGCAGGGACCGCTCGAGCCCAAGATTGCCGCGCAGTTCGGCGAGATGGTCGCCGCTGCGCATTGCAAGGCGCCCGTTTTTCGTGACAGGAACGCGACCGCGACCTTGCGCGCCCAGATCATCGAAACGGGGCGCGGACTTGCGGACGCCGGCGATGTTTTTCCGGCTGAAGCCGCCGCGCGCCTCCAAGGCGCCATGCTCGGCGCCTTCGACGACGTCGAGCCGCTGCTGCTGCGCCGGGAAGAGGCGGGCGACGTCCGCCGCTGCCACGGCGATCTGCATCTGCGCAATATCGTCATGATCGGCGACGC contains these protein-coding regions:
- a CDS encoding sodium-translocating pyrophosphatase, which encodes MAIWLVIFAGLLSVAYGYVTSSKLMAASAGSARMQEIAGAIAEGAQAYLKRQYLTIALVGAVIFIAFWFFLGGAIAFGFLIGAVLSGAAGFVGMNVSVRANVRTAEAASRSLADGLDISFKAGAVTGMLVAGLALLGVSGYFYVLTGPLGHAANSRETIDALVALGFGASLISIFARLGGGIFTKGADVGADLVGKVEAGIPEDDPRNPATIADNVGDNVGDCAGMAADLFETYAVTVVATMVLAAIFFVGQPVLYSAMIYPLAICATCIVTSIAGTYFVKLDASQSIMGALYKGLIAAGLFSIIGLALATSLTVGWGTIGAVKGVPVSGFHLFLCGLIGLIVTGCIVVITEYYTGTGKRPVVSIAQASVTGHGTNVIQGLAVSLESTALPALVIIGGIIATSQLAGLFGTAIAVTTMLGLAGMIVALDAFGPVTDNAGGIAEMAGLPKEVRQVTDALDAVGNTTKAVTKGYAIGSAGLGALVLFNAYSHDLEYFAANPDQFPYFKGMGAVSFDISNPYVVAGLIFGGLIPYLFSGIAMTAVGRAAGSVVEEVRRQFKEKPGIMLGTERPDYGRAVDMLTKAAIREMIIPSLLPVLAPIVVYFGVLLISGSRASAFAALGASLLGVIVNGLFVAISMTSGGGAWDNAKKSFEDGFTDKDGVKHFKGGEAHKASVTGDTVGDPYKDTAGPAVNPAIKITNIVALLLLAVLAH
- a CDS encoding beta-ketoacyl-ACP synthase III, translated to MTVSTEGKLSSVVVGLGSYLPKRIVSNADLEKVLETSDEWIVQRTGIRQRHIASEDEPTSKLGVNAATAALNDAGLTEADIDLIIVATSTPDFTFPSVATQVQAALGMTHGAAFDLQAVCSGFVFAVATADKFLRSGSHKRALVIGAETFSRLLDWTDRTTCVLFGDGAGALILEAQPDSAAMGRGVLTSHLRSDGRHREALYVNGGPSSTKTTGVLRMAGREVFRHAVGMVSDVVTEAFAATGTTAADLDWFVPHQANRRIIDASAEKLKIAPHKVVTTVDLHANTSAASIPLALCVARDDGRIKRGDLVMIEAMGGGFTWASALIRW
- the ribH gene encoding 6,7-dimethyl-8-ribityllumazine synthase codes for the protein MAIPRRSLTELDQNAAGAHFLIVEARYYDSIGAMLLAGAKAALERARASHELVSVPGALEIPIAIEIATDQAKRAGAPFAGAVALGCVIRGETYHFEIVAAESARALMQLAVAHKLPLGNGILTVDTEAQAEERADPDRGDKGGDAARAAVALHCLARRAGALS
- a CDS encoding outer membrane protein assembly factor BamE encodes the protein MWLAIATKSRLKSAPGARSGFFGLKLALAAALPLGLGGCLGYDGTVVHGYQSDPRTLEQVRVGASAEQVLTLLGTPTTTSTVGGGVWYYVTQVTDRSIAFLQPKLIDQRVFAVYFDKNKKVERIANYGIQDGKVFDFVSRTTPTAGAESTFLKGMFLNLMRFQ
- the plsX gene encoding phosphate acyltransferase PlsX, producing MMKTVRIALDAMGGDFGPEVMLPGAALALERGLNIAFLLFGDEKLIKPYLAAHPALAAVATLHHTNVAVRMDDKPSQALRSGRRNSSMWLSIDAVKKNAADIAVSAGNTGALMAMAKTCLHTMPGVDRPAIAAIWPTIRGRTIVLDVGASIGADARHLVNLAIMGAAMARAVLDVERPTVGLLNIGSEEMKGVDDVKAASKLLREMALPQLDYVGFVEGGDIGRGTVDVVVTEGFSGNIALKTAEGTASQMGQYLREALSRDLMSKIGYFFARKGLATLKAKMDPRNVNGGTFLGLDGVVIKSHGHSDVFGTSVAIEIAYRIARHELLGQIRGALAHSHELASRAPNSQTAGGERAAAVPQSAQLRMDS
- the nusB gene encoding transcription antitermination factor NusB, which produces MSNADGRSAARLAAVQALYQMDVTDKGLKETCAEFESFWLGGEVEGQLYKPAELAFFKDILSGVLADQGPIDRAIDQTLVEGWPLVRIDSVLRAILRAGAYELKKRTDVPARVAIKEYVDVAGAFFEREESGMVNAVLDHLARRFRAEEFERPR
- a CDS encoding ubiquinol-cytochrome C chaperone family protein yields the protein MLSWFSRRAANRKLIARLLGEIIAAAREPALFVDYGVPDSFEGRFEAMTLHATLVLRQLNAMAPPAPDLAQDLVNAIFAHLDGTLREMGVGDPTVPKKMKVLAEAFLGRGLAYDSAARAGGPALEEALRRNIYAGRGDAARLARYVAAAGAALARAPFETFVNGPLPFPDPAGVA
- a CDS encoding YceD family protein translates to MKSNDWRQTGKTRCAPAEKEGAPSVASLMPRIVKISEVPDTGLKIAAIADPAERAAIAAADGLVAIESLTADLEITKEGARIEVGGRLKARVVATCVVTLDPFETEVEGDIEADFVVAREPAPRGPRAARGARREPEPPPVILEGPEPILNGQIDLGALVEEFLVLNLDPHPRKPGASFDADAVLGAAEDAASPFAVLKKRTDE
- the thiL gene encoding thiamine-phosphate kinase — its product is MIAAFFAPIAGEAGLGLRDDAALLNAPQGRGLILTKDLLVAGVHFFENDLPGAIARKALRVNLSDLAAKGAAPLGFLLGLALPPDWTPDWLKAFAADLAADAQDFGCPLLGGDTVKTPGPLTLSITAFGAAPAQGMVRRDAALTGDALYVSGTVGDAALGLRLRLNREEDRGWIGALGAENAAFLADRYLLPRPRLALIDALGDHARAAMDVSDGLAGDLTKMLALAGLTADVALADLPLSQAARAALEAQPALIETICCGGDDYEILCAAAPEKALALEAGAKAAGIKLTRIGQARRGAVTPIFRNAKGEVLRFERASFSHF